One Hydrogenispora ethanolica DNA window includes the following coding sequences:
- a CDS encoding sulfite exporter TauE/SafE family protein, translating into MWHIHLSLAQMDVWWPGLLLLGGFIGILTGMFGVGGGFLLTPCLKILFGIPYPVAVGSGLAQIFLAGTYSTWKHGKNGNIDLRMGLLMTGGAVAGTDIGVSLLKQLGTGGTVILNSRTFTVADLVMSGLFLVLMTVTGLYIQHEASHSSGDEVASAIAQNLQGYRMPPQMAFPKSNIPSLSLWIPLIASFLVGILTGLLGVGGGFINFPLLVYVIGVPTYVAVGTSAFQILFASGYGALRHAWQGHVELLLVLLLLVGSLAGVRFGVYLSHLFGGRKLRKYFAWVIGLGIAVIIWDLVGEIWF; encoded by the coding sequence ATGTGGCATATTCATCTTTCATTGGCCCAGATGGATGTCTGGTGGCCGGGACTACTGTTGCTGGGCGGGTTTATCGGAATTTTGACAGGCATGTTCGGGGTCGGCGGAGGATTCCTGCTCACCCCCTGCCTGAAGATTTTATTCGGCATCCCCTATCCGGTGGCGGTGGGCAGCGGGTTGGCCCAGATCTTTTTGGCGGGAACCTACTCCACCTGGAAACACGGGAAAAACGGCAACATCGATCTGCGCATGGGATTGCTCATGACCGGCGGCGCCGTGGCGGGGACGGACATCGGGGTCTCGCTTTTGAAGCAGCTGGGCACCGGAGGAACGGTTATTCTCAATTCCCGGACCTTCACCGTAGCGGATCTGGTCATGAGCGGGCTGTTTTTGGTGCTGATGACAGTCACGGGACTGTATATCCAGCATGAGGCGTCCCATTCCAGCGGCGATGAAGTGGCGTCGGCCATCGCGCAAAATCTGCAGGGCTATCGGATGCCGCCGCAAATGGCTTTTCCCAAGTCGAACATCCCCTCGTTAAGTTTATGGATACCCTTGATCGCCAGTTTCCTGGTGGGGATCCTCACCGGTTTGCTCGGGGTGGGCGGCGGGTTCATCAATTTTCCCTTATTGGTTTACGTGATCGGGGTTCCGACCTATGTGGCGGTGGGAACCAGCGCTTTTCAGATCCTTTTTGCCTCGGGATACGGAGCGTTGCGGCATGCCTGGCAAGGCCATGTGGAGCTCCTTCTAGTCCTGCTGCTGCTGGTCGGCTCCCTGGCGGGAGTGCGGTTCGGAGTCTATCTCTCCCACCTTTTCGGCGGTCGCAAGCTGCGCAAATATTTTGCCTGGGTGATAGGGCTGGGAATCGCCGTCATCATCTGGGATCTGGTCGGCGAGATTTGGTTTTAA